ACGCCAGGCTTGCCGGGTTGCCGTCTTGCGGAGTGTGGTCGAGATCTGTCGCCGCGTTGCTGGCCTGCCTGGCGTTCTTGCCGGTCTGCTTCGATGGAGGTGTTTTCCCTCTCGCCGCTACAGCGACCTGGCGGCCTTTGCGAGCGATGCCCAGCTTCGGATCGAGTTTGAGAGCCTGGTCGTAGTCGGCAATGGCTTGATCGTAGTCGCCCTTGGCGAACCAGGCACTGCCGCGCCCGAAATAGAGAGGTGCGTAGCCGGGCTCGATCTCTGCCGCGCGATTGTAGTCGGCGATGGCGCGATCCAGTTGGTCCTTCTTGCTCCAGGCAACGGCGCGGCCGATGTAAGCATCGAAGTAGGTCGGATAGAGCTCGATCACCTTGCCGTAGTCGTCGATGGCTCCATCATAGTCACCCTTCCCGGCGCGCGACAGCCCCCGCCAAACATAGGCGGCGGCTTTCTCTGGATCGAGCGCGATCGCGCGGCTGTACTCGGCAATGGCGCGATCGTATTTGCGCTTCCTGTAGAACGCATCGCCGCGATCCATGAAGGCCTTCAGGTTCTTGGGATCCGAGCCGACGGCACCAGGTGCGGCACCGCCTTTTCCTTGCGCAGCCACTACCGCCTTGCGGGCGACTGCGTAGTCCGGATTGTCCGGATGGAGCCTTATAGCCTGGTCGAAGTCAGCAATTGCGCCGTCGTAGTCCTTGTTGTCGGCCCGTTCTACGCCACGTCCGTAATAGCTGGGGGCGTCATTCGGATCGATTTCGATCGCCGCGGAATAGGCTGTGATCGCTCGTCCGGCATCGCCCTTCACGTGCCAAGTCATGCCCATGCAGAAATATGCGTCCGGCGCCTTCGGATCGAGCACGGTGGCCCGACCGCAATCAACGAGAGCACCTTCGGCATCACCGAACGTGGCCTTTGCCAGGCCCCGGCGAATATGGGCCGAGGCCTGATTTGGTACGAGCCGGATCACCTGGTCATAGTCGGCAATCGCCCGATCATAGACTCGCTTGGCCGACCAGGTATTGCCGCGTCCGAAATAGGCGAGGGCGCTGTCGGGGTCGAGCGCGATCGCCTTCCCGTATGCGCCGATTGCCTGGTCGTACTGCCCCGCATCCGAAAAGTTGTCACCCTTTTGCACTGTGACCAGAACGCGTGGGTCGGTCGCTTGAATGAGTTCCGCCATCCTGGCGGTGGACACTTTGACGTCGGACTGGGTTCTGTCGTTGGCACCCTGCTTTGCCGCAGGCGCCATGGCGGCTGCCGTATAGCTTTCAACTTTCGCCGCTGCCGCCGCCTTGCGGCTGACGAGATAGTCGGTGTTGTCCGGGTCGAGTTTGAGTGCCCGGTCGAAGTCGGCGATGGCGCCGTCATAGTCCTTCCTATCGGCCCGCGCCATGCCGCGCCCATAGTAGCTGGCGTCGTCTTTCGGATCGATCTCGATCGCCACCGAATAGGCAGCGGCCGCTCGCCCGGCTTCGCCCTTCGCATGCCAGGCCATGCCCTTGCAGAAGAAGGCGTCCCGCGCGGCAGGATCGAGCTTGGCGGCGTGGTCGCAGTCGACAAGGGCGCCCTCGGCATCGCCTGACGTGACCTTGGCGAGGCCACGGCGAAAATGCCCGGCGGCAAAATTGGGAGCAAGCTCGATGACCTTGTCGTAGTCGGCGATCGCCTGCTCGTAGACGCGCTTGGCGGCCCAGGCCTTGCCGCGGCCGAAATAGGCGAACCGGTTGTTGGGGTCGAGTCTGATCGCCTGGTTGTACGCGCCGATCGCGTTGTCGTATTTGCCCATGTCCAGAAAGGCATCGCCGCCCAGAATCAATTCCAGAGCTTGCGGGTCGGTCGCCTCCAAGGCCCTTGCGACCAGTGTATCTTCCGTGGCGGCCATGTTCGGAGCGGCGGCGGGCCGCCTCGACTGTTGGCTTTCTGGCGTCGGCGCCGGCTTGCTTTGCGTGCCGGCAACCTGTTCGCCACAGCTCCCCGTCCGTTTCGGATCGAGTTCGACGGCGCGCTGGCAGTCGGCGGCGGCTCCGGCATCATCGCCCTTGAGTGTCTTGGCCCGGCCGCGGCTGAAATAGGCATCGGCATTGTTAGGATCGAGCCTGATTGCGCTGTCGAAATCGAGGATGGCGCCGTCTATGCCATATTTCGACAGTCGCACCATGCCGCGCTCGAGCAAGATTTTGGCGGCGCCGGCTTCGCCAGTATTCTCCGCCGCAATCGATGCGTCTTTGCCGTCGGCCATCGCTGGCAGCGCCAAGACTAGCAGAACGGCAAGCGCCATCAGTGATCCGCCCGCCAACCGAGTTCGCGCAAAACCAATCGACGCGCGCGCCCAACCTGTCATTTTGCTGGCTCTCCCCCGAAAACCTTCAACCGCTCCCACGCGGC
The nucleotide sequence above comes from Mesorhizobium shangrilense. Encoded proteins:
- a CDS encoding tetratricopeptide repeat protein; this translates as MALAVLLVLALPAMADGKDASIAAENTGEAGAAKILLERGMVRLSKYGIDGAILDFDSAIRLDPNNADAYFSRGRAKTLKGDDAGAAADCQRAVELDPKRTGSCGEQVAGTQSKPAPTPESQQSRRPAAAPNMAATEDTLVARALEATDPQALELILGGDAFLDMGKYDNAIGAYNQAIRLDPNNRFAYFGRGKAWAAKRVYEQAIADYDKVIELAPNFAAGHFRRGLAKVTSGDAEGALVDCDHAAKLDPAARDAFFCKGMAWHAKGEAGRAAAAYSVAIEIDPKDDASYYGRGMARADRKDYDGAIADFDRALKLDPDNTDYLVSRKAAAAAKVESYTAAAMAPAAKQGANDRTQSDVKVSTARMAELIQATDPRVLVTVQKGDNFSDAGQYDQAIGAYGKAIALDPDSALAYFGRGNTWSAKRVYDRAIADYDQVIRLVPNQASAHIRRGLAKATFGDAEGALVDCGRATVLDPKAPDAYFCMGMTWHVKGDAGRAITAYSAAIEIDPNDAPSYYGRGVERADNKDYDGAIADFDQAIRLHPDNPDYAVARKAVVAAQGKGGAAPGAVGSDPKNLKAFMDRGDAFYRKRKYDRAIAEYSRAIALDPEKAAAYVWRGLSRAGKGDYDGAIDDYGKVIELYPTYFDAYIGRAVAWSKKDQLDRAIADYNRAAEIEPGYAPLYFGRGSAWFAKGDYDQAIADYDQALKLDPKLGIARKGRQVAVAARGKTPPSKQTGKNARQASNAATDLDHTPQDGNPASLAFFTKGRALHDKGNYDGAIALYDKAIALAPEFHDAYFARALVWDAKSDFDRAIVDYDKAIALDPNNAATYYGRAQNFTFKEDYDRALADYDKAISLAPTEAKIYADRGLVRMGQHDDVAALGDFDKALSLDRNNVYGYFGRGVIRTSRADYDGAIADLSSAIKLNPKFASLYEARSQAWEAKGNHKRAAADRKKALRLGAK